The Mustelus asterias chromosome 13, sMusAst1.hap1.1, whole genome shotgun sequence genomic sequence ccctgctaatgccctgatactaggggcaattggccaattaacctaacccgcacatctttggactgtgggaggaaaccggagcacccggtggaaacccacgcagacacgatgacAGGGAGtcaaattgaaacatataaggccCCGAGGGGAGTTGACAGGAGGCTGTTGAGatctgtttccccttgtgggagagactggaactaggAGACATAGCTTTGAAACAAGAGATCTTCTATATAAGTGGGTAAGGAAAAATTCTTTCGCTCAGAGGGTCGTTTGTCTTTCGAATTCTTTGCCCAAAAAacaaggtcattgaatatttttaagacagactGATTCTTGGCTGCCAAGTTTATTTAAGGGTATCGGGGGGTAGACGGGAAAGTGGATTTAAGACCACAATCAAATGAACCATGATCTTACAGAATAGCAGATCAGGATTGGGGGGCTAAATGGTCGAATGCTGTTGCTGGCCGTATGTTCTTGTCAGTTTCCTTTGCTTCTAATTTGATCTTATCAAGGATTTGAACCATCAGATAATTTACTCTGGTGTTGGCAGCATCACCTTTTAAGATATCACATTCAAGGCAGAGGTAGCAAGACCTCTACAGACACTGGGGGAACAATCTGCTATTCTTTGCATACATAAACCTAAGTCAATCAgattttctgttattctatattttcATCAATAAAGCGGAGGAACTCATTAAATAAGGTAATTAGAAATACCGTAGGACAATATTCTAAAAACGGCTTTCATTTTTAATCCATATTTTCCGAGTGTCAATTAATTTTGTCCGGAATCGTTTTGTCTATAACGTTCGTGAGGATATGATTTTATACAACTCCTATTTAAAAAGTAGGTTTCGACATGAAATATACTCGCTATTGTCAATTGGGAAAAATATTACCAGACGAGCGGTCTGGGTAGAACAGGGCTGTGTTTGATATATAGGTTGGCGGCGTGGTatgttttaaatgcatttaatggtGGCTATAATGGAAGGGTTTGCTTGGACGTAATCTACAAGAACGTTGGAAGCTCCTACGTGAAATAATAAAGAAAAACTTAGTGGAGAAGCTATTCCTGATGTACTTCTGTTCTGACTGCATTCTGTGTAAAGCCGTCCAGTGGGCGGTTTAAAGAAACGGTGTTCAAACATTGCAATCCAAAGCTAAGAAACTGGAAAAGATAGTTGAATACACTTTAGGACGTATCAAAGGGTTTATGGAACCATTTATAGTCTTACAGTTAATTTGGATTCTTAGTGTTGTTACTACTTTGAGACATTTTAACCATTCTTCATGAAATAAAATTTCCCGGTCCTGTGTACACGAAGTGCAATATTGCCACCTTCTGGCTCGTAAGCATATGGCACACAGGGATGGCGCAGTCGCATTCGAATTGACGGATTTCATGCAAGCCTCCCATCGGAGGCTGGAATTCTATTGCAATTATTCATCAGGTACATAAATATTTGTGAATGTTGGTGCAGGTATACATTTAATATACCCGGTGAGGAACAAACGCATACATGGTCAATGCATTTTCTTGATGTAATAAATAATGTTCTGCATGCATTTGTTGTTCAGAATGTCATCAGTAATTGAAAACATGTCAGATATTGAATTGGCTCATAATTCCCAGGCTATATTTAATAAAGGATACGACATCCGAAGTGGAAAATATGTCCGACTGAATGCCTGTCTACATGGACTACATGTTGTCtacatgttgtctacatggacttcagtaaggcctttgacaaagtccctcatggcagactggtgcagaatgtgaagtcgcatgggatcagaggtgagctggcaaggtggatacaaaactggctcagtcaaagaaggcagagggtagaagtggaagggtgcgtttctgaatggagggctgtgatcagtggtgttcctcagggatcagtgctgggaacttggctgtttgtaatatatataaatgatttggagaaaaatgtaactggattgattagtaagtttgtggacgacgcaaagattggtggatttgtggatagcgatgaggaccaacagaggatacagcaggatatggataggttggagacttgggcggagagatggcagatggagtttaatccggacaaatgtgaggtaatgcattttggaaggtttaatacagataggaaatatacagtaaatggcagaacccttaggagtattgataggcaaagggatctgggtgtacaggtacacaggtcactgaaagtggcaatgcaggtggagaaggtagtcaagaaggcatacggcatgcttgccttcatcggccggggtgttgagtttaaaaattggcaagtcatgttgcagctttatagaaccttagttaggccgcacttggaatataatgttcaattctggtcgccacactaccagaagggtgtggaggctttggagagggtacagaaaagatttaccacaatgttgcctggtatggagggcattagctatgaggagaggttggaggaacttggtttgctctcactggagcgacggaggttgagaggagacctgatagaagtctacaagattatgaaaggcatggacagagtggatacccagaagctttttcccaaggtggacgagtcaattactagggggcataggtttaaggtgttcaCAAATCGTTTTGGTCTTTTCAGCGGGATGATCCAATTTAAGATCCACAGTTTCCATGAGGGATTTGGTCGGAACATGCACGGGAGCTAACGTTGTGCAATGTGTGAAGATCGAAGAAATTCGTTGTTCATGGTTGCACGCGTGGTCTCAAGTTCGAACCATCGCATACATATTGGAGTTGTTCTTGCCGTGACCCTAATGCAGAATGTGTTCACGGTGCTGCAGTGTAGCTTTACCTAGAACAACCAAAACTATATACTCCATTGCCATAGTGAAAAACAGTCAAGATAATATAATGGGACCTTCCCCGAATCTGGGGAATTTTTGGAAAATAAAACCGAATCTATCAACTAACTGAACAGCCATTCATTTCATGATCCTTGGATGAGGTCCATCCGGATCCGATTTTTGTCAGCCTGCCGCTCCAAAGTTTTACTGAGTACTACCTCTCTGCTAACTGTAATTTCGtcagttccttcctcccttccactTCCTGATTGTTAGTTGCTTCTGGGATGTTATGTGTATCTTCAATAATGAAGAATGATGAAATATACCTGTTCAAtacatctgccatctctttgatTTCCCTTACAAATTCTCCGGACTCACTTTCGAAATGACCAGCACTCACTTTGGTAACTtttcttttttgaaaaaaaatattcATAAGAAATCTACCTATCTGTTTTTTATATTTCTGGTAgactctaatttttccctccttattaatttTTAGTCATCCTTTGTTATTCCTTATATTTTGTTCAATCTTCTGAGGTTCCACCAGTCTTTGCGTAGTTATGTGATTTTTCTTTAAGTTTCTTACTACATTTAACCTTTCTGTTTAACCATGGACGGTGTGTCAGTCCATTGAACTTTTTCTTACTCGTTGGAAGGTATCTATTTTGTGCATTCAACATTTTTCCCTGAAATACATCCCACTGCCTTTCAACTGATCgatcccttaacctaatttacCAACTGACCCTAACCAACCCAGCTGTCGTACGTTCATATGTGCCCTTACTTAACATATATTAGtcccattgctctctctctcaaactgaacgtaaaattcaatcatattaatgTCGTTGATGCCCAGGGGTGCATTCCCTGTGAGATCAACAATTACTCCCATCCCGTTACTCAATACAAGATCTCGTGTCGCCTGTCCTCTGGTTGCTCGGAAAACTAAAATAAAAGCCTGAAAACATGCAATGAACATTTAAGCTAAAGTTACGTCTAACTTTTCCAATCTATATGTCAATGTCACTCaatgtttaaattaaaatatCATATGGTTATTGCCctgcctttctgacaagctccaaaTATTTCGTCCATTATTCTCCACCCCACCATGTGCTTACCGTTCGGGTGCCTACACAGGAATAGCAAAAGTGACTCCTTGCATTTACCCTTACCCATCTCCACCCAAACGGTTCCCACATCCTGGTATTCTGAACTTCGATCACCCCTCTCTATTGTGCTGACACCGTCATTAACGAACAGAGATACACCACCTTTTCCTTATCTTGACTGTCCTGAATATCCGGCACCTTTCAATATTGAGCTTAGAATCCAGGTCCTCCTGCAGCCATGTCGCCATTTTGTGTCCGCGCTGAACTAAAGCTGGCGACTCACAATCTTCAGGCTCTGCTGCGCAATGACACAAGTCAATGATCAATACGCATCTGCAGTATGTATCATCTCTCTGCCTCGGAGAATGATTTGTCGCAAGCGTAGGTGGCGAATTCAAGTGATTCCAAGGTCTCTATAACATAAATGCATTATCCCCTCAATATTGCAATGAAACTAATGTAATTTGCTCCCAATGAAATCCACTTTCCATTGAAACAGAAATTAAGAAGCTGCACTTCTTTAAAGCTAGTCGGTAGGATTTGTTGACGTGTTCCCCGTTGGATTTTACATATGCATTGCGTCCCCGGGCGATAATTCTTAAACTGAATAGAAATCGAAATCACTGAGGCTTGAATCAGGAGAGGCGCGTCATGCAATGGTCTGCCAGCAGCCGACTCTGCACTATAGTTGGACCTTTCTTTCAGTTGAAGAATGCTTAATTATTTAAAGTCGCATTTGGTTAAATGGCAATGTGTGGTTGAATCTTGTAGGTTTGAACGAATTTCAATTGATCGCCAATGTCGCAGAATTTAAACAGTCAGATGTATCTTTTTAAAATCAATCAATGTAATTTCCCATGAACTCAATCAGCGTCGCCACAGTAAATTGGGTGACGAAATTTACATTCAACAATTTCGGTATGTTATAAATTAGTCGGGTGTTAAGGAAATATGGAATATTAACTTCAACAAACGTCAAGCGGACTAATTCCAAGCATCCAATCAACAGTCGTGAGGTGTTAGACATTTGCATAACTCGTCCATGCGGTTGTGATATCCGGTGGTGTAAATGTTCTTAAAGAGAGGTTTAGACGCTGCCGAATTATTAGATTCAAGTAGGGAAATATTTTGTTCTGCTCTTGATCAGGATCTACAAAATGAGCGAGTGGCTTCTTGTTTTCGGCGTTATGGCGCTTTGTTTGCAATGTAAGTACGAgtctggatttttttaaaaatctttctctTCCcctgatcaaatcaaatcaatcccaaATGAAATATTTGATTTGGTCGAAGCAGGACTGCTGAACTGTTTACGGAAGAGTCGCTGAGcaataacattttaattttttttaggtACCAACGCTGCTTCTGTGCTAACTCAGTCAGCGTCCGTCTCAACTTCACTGGGAAGAACCGTCAAAATCACTTGCACCATGTCCGGCGGCAGCATCAGCAGCTACCACACCAGCTGGTACTGGCAGAAAGCTGACAGTTCCCCTGTTTTCGTTTGGAGGGACTATGATTCTTCTCGAGGTTCGGGGATTCCTGAGCGATTCACTGGATCGAGGGACACATCGAGAAACGTTATGCAGTTAACCATCTCCAATGTAAAGACCGAGGATGTCGCTGATTATTATTGTGGCGCCTGGGATTACACTGTTGGTGGATTCGTTTTCGGGAAAGGAACTAAACTCTATGTGGGCGGTAAGTAGAATTTTCGCCATGTAAATCTCAGATTGTTAAACTTCAAATTCTGAATTTATCTAGCAGCGCAGAAATTCTTTGGAACAAACATTGATAATTCATGCATGATGTCTTAGAAATAAGTCTGTTTCCAGTTTGTTGCTCCAGAAAATAGATGTCCTAACATCTTCGGATTTTTTATTTGGAGCGGCATTGTAATTGAGCTTGCCGAAATTTAATTTTAATGCATCCATAATACGTGTTAATCTGCATGGGAAGCTATTGAGAAACATACAGATGCTCGTTATTTACTTTACATCACTTTGCAATGAAAATACCCGGTGTGATGTTTTGAAATGCATATTAAGCGACATCATTACGTGAAATATTTTACAATTCCCCCATGCGATGGTATTAGGTAGTCGCATTCAGGGAGTTGGAGCCTTTGCATTTTCTGggaagattcagtgatctctatacTCAGCAGAAATGGTTCCGTTGTTGCGACATTTTCAACATTGTGTTTCATATCAGTCATTTATTTATAATTTCACCTGTAAATAATAAATAACAACAATACATCCCGATTAGATCAGGAATTTTAATATCAATTGCACATTTTAAGAATCCGACGTTCTTTTTGGAGATGACGTATTGAGATATCAGTGATAAAATGGAAATAGTGGTTTGTTTTCTTATGAGAGTCTTTACGGATGAGGGCAGTAATCTCTGTTTAGTATGATAAGTAAAATAAAAAATAGTGGCTAGAGAGAGTTTAATTGAATTCCATCAAGTTGAACTTCCTTGGTAATCTCTGAGAGCTTGATTGATCGTCATCAAGAAATCAAGGCAATTTACTTCCGACAATTGGGCATATGTTTTTCGCTATTTTCTTTCCGAAGATTATAGGAGGGAGCAAAACAGGAGATGTTCTGCAATTAATGGCATGGTACACTTTCCCCATCTTTCTCAGCGTATGCTATAGTATTGTATGAGCATTAGACGTTGATCCCACAAGCGCTGAGAGAATAGTACTTTCGAATCTGATTCATTTTATATGAATGTTACTGCGGGATCAGTAAATAAAAGTAAATCCCAGATTCAAGCGAATGTTTACAATCTCTTTGCGCTATTCCAGGAGCAGCAAAACGTCACAATTCGAAATTTATTCCCCATCCTCGTCCGAATGATTGCCTGAAAAGAAGCATGTTATTATTTCGAGCTTCTTGCTTTATTTACTATCACCGTGCTTCAAAGTACTTTGTGTGCGATCTGATATTGTGCTCTAAGGTGCCACTCAGTATTCCTTTATAGTAATATTAGCAAGTAGAAATATTTCAAATTTCTGTAGCAAATGATTCACCGTGTGCTTGGGAACCTAAAATCTGAAATATCTGGAAGCATTTAAATCAAACATTGTCTGGAGATTAACTTTGCCCGGGGTAGTAGTAGTTCCAGCATTTAATCATAATCAATTGAAAAACAAATCAGGCACTTGGCTGGTGCTCTGAAAGATGGAACAGACTGGGACACTTTTCTCTGGAAGAGACTGTTGGAGGGGGGTTGTGGGCACCATTTAATACAGCGCTACAAAATTGATGGATTCCTAGCATAGGTCTTGACAAGGTATTTTCACTTTCGTGTTTCCCCAAATACATAGCGTATAGTCACTAATAAAATGAGTGAAAAATCCGAGAGATAACGCTTGTAATTTACCGCCACATCCACTGGGCACTGAGAACAATGCCAGTGTTTTTAGGGAGGAGATAAACAAATgtatttattcattttttaaagtttatgtatgagtgtcacatgtaggctaacaagcgggtacaattttatcttttaaaaagcatttagatagttacatgggtacgatgggtatagagggacatgggccaaatgcgggcaattgggattagtttaggggcttaaaaaaaaggggcggcatggacaagttgggccgaagggcctctttccatgctgtaaacctctatgactctatgactttaatagcaccgcaatgaagttactgagaaaatccccttgttgccacactccggcgcctgttcgggtacactgatggagcatttagcatggccaacgcaccttaccagcacgtctttcggacggcaCCAGGGAGAAATGGAAAGAAGGATCTGGGATAAGATTAGATGCagtaggctgagaggagactccGGTGGAGCATAAATATcggcatagaccagttggagaaaTTGGCCAGATTCTCCGTTGAATCTTGCATATAATAATCCAACTGAGGTTGTCGCCACTGAACGTTGTTGAATTTACATAGCAATCTTCGCCACTCATTTGGTGGTGCCGGTACGGTGGTATAGCTGTGGTGCAGCTGttcactctgctgcctcacagagccgcaGGATTCGATTCTGTCCTTAGAAAAGGTGCTGTCTTGGACGGTCGGCTGCTGTGTTTTTACGCGAAGAAATCGAGATATTTAGGGTTTAATCAAAATGTGGATGAATATTATTTGCAATGTACAGTGCCCTCTGATACTATGTAATaaatctatgtactctgtgaTTAGCCAAGGCTCTCATGCTCCAACATATAAATTACATAGTTAAATGAAAAATATCTTTTCATTTTGACTGCATCTAATTCGTCGTAGATGTTCATACGTTGTTCCTACTTTTCTTCACAGAGCTTAAGGCCCCCACTGTCTCCGTCCTTCCGCCTTCATCGgatcaaatcaaagaaaaggaCAAGGCCACCCTGGTGTGTTTTCTTAATGGCTTTAATCCGGGAATTGTGGAGGTTGAATGGGCTATAGATGGCAGTGTCAGAGGGAATGGTGTTGAGACCAGTCGTGTACTGCAGGAGGCGGGCAACACGTTCAGTGTGAGCAGTTTTCTGACTCTGTCAGCCTCAGAGTGGCACTCACACAATCTTTACTCCTGTGTAGTTAAACACGAGGCCCTAGCAAACCCGCTTAAAATAACTATAGAGAGGTCTAGCTGTATCTGATGCAAGAATATTGAGTATTCTTCAATTGTAACCTTACTGAACGTCAGCAGAGCAAAACTGGAACTTAAAGgtgaatttttattttaaatgctgtATTTGAAGTAATAAAAAAACCAAATTAGTTTATGCCATACCATTGTGAGGATATGCTGATTCTACAGTCATCTCAACTTTCTGTCACTGCAGTGTAATAAAATTATTCTTTCAGTGTGTCAGTTTATAGTGTCGTTTTCTTACTTCAATTTTCTTCGAATTTCTGGCCATTTTAAATTTCCTAATCGCGAGGCCGTATTCCTTATAATCTTTTGGACATTTATAAAAAACACTTGTTCGAAATAACGcttttacaaaattaatggttggTCACTTGGTACTGCTATAACCTATCAAATACTACATTGGCTTAAATAGCTTGCACAATGATTGAAATATCTTCTGTCTGTGATGGAGTTAATCATTCGTTCTTGTTCTGCGTGACCTCAGTGTGGAACCAAATAAAGTCGCAGGACAAGCATTGGAAAATATATATGGTAATCAGAATCCATCAGAATCAGGTGGGAAGCTGAGCTTAAAAATACATCAAACATCAGCATGTTTCAGCAAAAAGTGTACATGTGTCTTAGAATCGATCAAGTACATTGAATGAACAGTTTTGTCAAGCCGTGGATATTTGATCAGCGATAGTTACTTTTAAGAAAATGTCGAATCTTTTGTTTAATTAGGAGAATATTCGCACAAATACATCGCCAGCCGTGTCGCTGAGCGTCTGGCAGCCGAAGTATTGAGGGTCAACAACAACACTCTGCCTCAGCTGCTGCAAAAAGAGCTTTGTCACTTGACAGAATTCTAAAAGCTAAAGTAAAGTAAGAACAAGACGGCAATGTTTACTTGCTACAGCTGAGCGAGTTGCAGATTGGAAAGAGAAACAAGGagagaggggcagcacagtgaagtCTATGTGTTACACGGCAGGAAGTAATAACACAACTGAGGTAGTGCCGAAGCATGCTAGTAACTTTAAGTGTGTTGAGCAGGCAGAGGAAGCTGATTACCAGGGGCCAACGTGAGGCATTCGCTATTAGCCAGAGGCTGTGACACAGCTGATTCGACTGGTCATATCGACTGTAACAAAATATTGGCAGAGGAAGCAAAACTGACGCGGCTGATACGCAGTCAGACAGACGTTCACTGCTGCAGACTTGGGTAAAGACTGTTGCTCATGGGTACTAACATTGATTACATTCTGGGATACATGAGCCAGGACCCGTGAGCTTGTAAACAGTGTAGCAGGACAGGACAAACACAGAAAGAGCATGCGTTACATCTAATAGAGGATTCACGACAGTGAAAAGAAAATGGGTTAAGTAGACAATCGCAGAGACTGAATGTTGAGGCAAACTGGTTTCACTGCACGATTTTATTGTGAATTTGTCAGCTAAACTGCAGTCTGCAGAATCTTGCACAGGCTGGCTCGACCTCTTTAGAGGGTCACCGTTGAAAGCGTAGGACCTTTGTTGGCCTTATGTCAGTTAACGTTAAGAACGGAACATCAACGGTATCGTTGAATACATAACGTTTGCTCAATTGATAAACTTAAAGGAGAGGCAGCGAAACAAAGTCGTCTGTCCAGTGCTCTCCTCAGAGTCTTTCCCTCTTCTCCCATCCATACAGCCTCGTTTTCATGAGCACATTCAAAACTCTGCCGATTCCCGCTTCGCAGCACTTGCAGCACACCCGTCAGAGGAACGTAGGGCAGGAGGAACCGGGAAAATGTAGCCCAGTAAGCCTAACATATGCCTCTGGGATAATGCTAACATATATTTTTTAGTGAATACTGGGAGGAGGCTTTGAAAATACCAATATAATCAAAAAGAGTTAACGTAGTTTTACAAGAAGTAGATCGTGGCTGACAAATCCATTATCGTTCTTTGAAGGCTTTACAGGCAGAAGGGTTAAAGGAAATCCAGTAATGTAGACTATTTTGATTTCCaaaagcattcaataaggtgccatgtACAAGTTTATTACAGAACATGTTAGCGTTAGATGCGCTAAATGAACACAGATAGACGATGTGCCAACTAACATCTAATATAGAGCCTGGAAAATGAGCCATTCCTCGTTTAGCAAAATAATTAGTGGAGGGCCGTAGGTTATGTAGCGTCAACTTTTTACAATCTATATGAAGGATGGATGAAAAGATCATGTGTATATAACAAAGTTGCTGACCATACAAAGGTAATCAAGAAAGCAACTTTCGAGCAGGCTAAAAAGTGGCTGAAAGGGAATGTAGATGGGATAAGCGGATGGGTAAAATTTaccaatggagtataatgtgcaaAAATGTGAGTTTCCCAATTTGGCGGGAGCAATAGAAAAACTGGGCATTATTTAGATGGAGAGAGACTACCGAATTCTACAGCACAGAGATTTGGGTGTCCTCCTTCGTGAAGCACAAAAGgttagcgtgcaggtacagcaagtaattagaaagaaAAATATGGCATCGGAATTTAATGGAATGGTGAACTATAAAAATAAGAGAGGTTTGGTATTGCTGATGATATTGATGAGACCGTAATTAGACTATTTCGCCGTTTGGCCTCTTTACTTGAGGAGTAATATTGGTGCATTAGTGAAAGTTCAGGGAAGGCCAGCAGTTGATTCCCGGGATGATTTCGTTGCCTTAGGACGAAAGGTTAAGCAAGTTAGGCCTGTCATCACTGTtttttagaagagtgaaaggtgatctcattaaaaaaTCGAGGTTTCTGAGGAATCTTAACAGGTTAAATACTGGGAGCATGTTTCTTGTCGTTGGAGAGTTTAGAACTACCGGCACTATCTAAAATTCAagcgtctcccatttaagatacgGACGAGGGAGAATTTATTGCCTTAGATCATGGTCATCCTTTAGAATTCCATAGGAAATAGGAGTCTGGATCACTGAATGCATTCAATCCAGAGATAGAAGGGCTTCtgatcgacaagggagtcaatagttaagggaggcaggcaggaaagtagattTTAGGCaagaatcaaatcagccatgatcttgttgaatgatggagcatgcTCGAGAACCAGATTGTTTACTTTGCTGCTCTTTCGCACGTTCCTGTGATAGTAGGAGACTTTGTTCCTCGTCAATTAGCTCATGGGCTGCTCTGAATGTTAATAGCCTTGCCCCATTAAGCTTACTAATCCTGCCTCAGAAAAATTCACCAACCTCCTTAAAAGATAAATAAACCGACCTATTTTTAACAACGTTTTGGGTGAAGTCTATTCTGGATTCTCATTTCGCTTTATGCCACGAAGTGTACTGAGCACCACTGAGTGGCAAATACGTAATTGTAACATAAAAGCCCACTTTTCCTGAACTAATTCAGTCATAGTAACCACCTTAATTAGATACTATGCTCACTGAATACAAGTCTATGCAGCCAGTTCTTGTAACATTTTTGGCATGGTATCATTATGGGGAATTTGCTCTGCCCCACCTAATTTCGACATGTATTTCCTGAGATGTTCTGCCCAGAAAAGAACAGATGATTCCATATGTGGTCAAACCAGATATTTATATAACTTTATAATGGCTACCAGGGGACAGTCAACACAGTTGGCTAAAT encodes the following:
- the LOC144502682 gene encoding immunoglobulin lambda-1 light chain-like translates to MSEWLLVFGVMALCLQCTNAASVLTQSASVSTSLGRTVKITCTMSGGSISSYHTSWYWQKADSSPVFVWRDYDSSRGSGIPERFTGSRDTSRNVMQLTISNVKTEDVADYYCGAWDYTVGGFVFGKGTKLYVGELKAPTVSVLPPSSDQIKEKDKATLVCFLNGFNPGIVEVEWAIDGSVRGNGVETSRVLQEAGNTFSVSSFLTLSASEWHSHNLYSCVVKHEALANPLKITIERSSCI